The Laspinema palackyanum D2c sequence TTGGGGAAAGGGCTTCCTGTTCTCATAGTCTTGAGTCCAGGTTTGTAACTGATTCAACAACTGAGTCAGATGTTTTGCCATTTCTTGATGTTTGGCGCGATTGTAATAAAAAGTCCAAGATTCTGACTTAGACTTGGCATTCTCCCCTGTTTCCGCCGACCGCACAAACCAATAGGTCATCGTAATATCTTCCGGTGCATAATCGCTGGTTTCCGCTAACACAAACGGATACAACCGCGTTTGCCAGTTCTCTTCGAGGGTGCGCTCTTTTTTGGGCAGGGGATAGGTTTTCCAATCCAAGATTTGAGCGCCGGTTTCATCAGCGATGATTAAATCATAAATAACTGTGAATAAATACCCTTGAAAATTCATAATCCGCCGATGTTCCGCTGCTCGAAATTGGCGATTTCCAGGAGACTCCGGTTTAAAGAGGTCCGGTGCAGCCTCCAGTAATCCCTGATAACACCGTTGCATTTGCTCATCAGATTGCAACAACAGTTCCACAGGTAACCCCAATTCCCGTTGCTGCATTAACAGGTGAAACCGACTCCCCCAGACCATTTTTTCTCGTTGGTCCGGGGTAACGGGGGAAGAGAGATGTTCCAGATAAGTATATTGAAACTTGCGCGGGCAAGTTTGCAGCATATTCAGTTGGCCTTGGGAGAGGCGATTTTGGCGAGTGACGGGAAAATCTTCTCGGGTGGCGTTGGCATTCATCATGATTTGGTTAATACAAAAACACTATCTTTATTTCCTCTTCCAATCCGCAAATCACTATCCAGATAGGTGATATCTAACCACCCTTGTTGTTCTCCGGTAGGAATTTGGAAATCCAACGCTAGAAATTTTTTGCCTGTTTCAATTTCTTCGATGAAGGGGTCCGGGGATTGATACCCAATAAGACTCTGTAATCCGGCAACAGCCCGCTCAAATTTCACCTCAACTCGCCGTTCCGAAACCCCTTCAAATCGAGCCGCTACGCTGACTAAAACATCTAAGTAGGGCAATCCAGAAATTTCGGCAATATTATAAATTTTGCCTTGACTGGGACGCACGCATTGATAGATTTGACCTAAACTTGCCAGGGGAAAGCGATCGAGACGGAGGAGTTCGTCGCTGGTGGTGTACAGCAGTCGCCAATTTCCCCCTAAGAGGTCCGTTGCTTCCAGGGGACGGGGGGTGGGGTTGCGGTCCTCCAATTGGGAAACCGCTGCGAGAATGGCTTGTTTTTGGGAGGGGGTGGCGAGTATTCCGCGATTTTTCCCGGCGATCGCCTCTAATAATTCCGTTTTGCCAATCATTCAGACTTCCTCAAGTTCAACTCAGCAGCTTCTACCATTATGGAGGCCATTCTGTTGCCGATGCAGGCAATATTGATGCTTTCTCTCTCCAAAATCGGGGGAATGACTCAATTTCCGATAAAATTGTCAAGGGGTACTGTTACGGGTTAG is a genomic window containing:
- a CDS encoding PD-(D/E)XK nuclease family protein, with the protein product MMNANATREDFPVTRQNRLSQGQLNMLQTCPRKFQYTYLEHLSSPVTPDQREKMVWGSRFHLLMQQRELGLPVELLLQSDEQMQRCYQGLLEAAPDLFKPESPGNRQFRAAEHRRIMNFQGYLFTVIYDLIIADETGAQILDWKTYPLPKKERTLEENWQTRLYPFVLAETSDYAPEDITMTYWFVRSAETGENAKSKSESWTFYYNRAKHQEMAKHLTQLLNQLQTWTQDYENRKPFPQVAVTEGVCYSCPFVTRCQRGGESGFRVNEGDRMTAFSDIEEVEL
- a CDS encoding PAP/fibrillin family protein, translated to MIGKTELLEAIAGKNRGILATPSQKQAILAAVSQLEDRNPTPRPLEATDLLGGNWRLLYTTSDELLRLDRFPLASLGQIYQCVRPSQGKIYNIAEISGLPYLDVLVSVAARFEGVSERRVEVKFERAVAGLQSLIGYQSPDPFIEEIETGKKFLALDFQIPTGEQQGWLDITYLDSDLRIGRGNKDSVFVLTKS